The following are encoded together in the Desulfococcus multivorans genome:
- a CDS encoding site-specific integrase produces the protein MARYLVRNRHSYCFRYRIPADLQSIIGRKEIRYSLRTGRIGVAKVMAQELALKIRRLVRELRRKERVHMDKIQINRLIAGWIRDTLAEEEATRTLTERPLNEDFLDERYEALDSVQTLHREALGKLQHVQAMEHRVDLILKEHGIEIDKDSEAYRELCRGMLKASIKVLEVEKERTFGRYDSTDEEVVEEICGLSSREVTGEALRRQSLLVNLKPPTMKPSITLRGLIDEYQDERVKAGRWTDSTVRNYTPYFNALTRYLGEDTPVRTICRQQMLNFKKLLESLPAGFGRLKEYQNLNNEDLPPVNPETSLLDMTTVRSYLLTAEAVFRHGVRLGYMDLNPAEGLKPPKKKKARDQREVFSEEDLTLIFRYPDVATMKPFQFWLPILGLYTGCRLEELCQLYTEDVYQVDGVWVLDINDNKDKKIKNESSARLVPLHPVLLQYNLDFPGFVQKPADGRKRVFQELKKQSGSYGHYASRWFGSYRKKVIGIDSPKKVFHSFRHTMTDHLYKNMVPESVIEELTGRAGKTQTSRRYAKGYRVKDLFEVMAEKLNYQLDLSHLKDGRWTGKD, from the coding sequence ATGGCGCGTTATCTCGTCAGGAATCGTCACTCATATTGTTTCCGGTACAGAATCCCAGCAGACCTCCAGAGTATCATAGGCAGAAAAGAGATACGGTACAGCCTCAGGACAGGCCGCATCGGTGTTGCCAAGGTGATGGCTCAGGAGCTCGCCTTGAAGATCCGGCGGTTGGTCAGAGAATTGAGAAGAAAGGAGAGGGTGCACATGGATAAAATTCAGATTAACCGCCTCATCGCTGGGTGGATCCGTGATACCCTGGCCGAAGAGGAAGCCACCCGGACGCTCACTGAGAGGCCACTCAATGAGGACTTCCTCGATGAACGGTATGAGGCCTTAGATTCAGTCCAGACCCTGCACAGGGAGGCCTTAGGGAAGCTACAGCATGTCCAGGCTATGGAGCATCGAGTGGACCTTATTCTGAAAGAACACGGCATAGAAATAGACAAGGATTCCGAGGCTTACCGGGAGCTTTGCCGGGGTATGCTGAAAGCTTCCATCAAGGTCCTTGAAGTTGAAAAGGAGCGCACTTTCGGCAGATACGACAGTACAGACGAGGAGGTGGTCGAGGAAATCTGTGGTTTATCCTCAAGGGAGGTCACAGGAGAAGCCTTGAGGAGGCAGAGCCTCTTAGTGAATCTTAAGCCTCCTACCATGAAACCATCGATAACCCTCCGTGGTCTGATCGATGAATACCAGGACGAAAGAGTGAAGGCCGGTCGCTGGACTGATAGCACCGTCAGGAACTATACCCCATATTTCAACGCTCTGACCCGGTACCTGGGTGAGGACACTCCGGTGAGGACCATCTGTCGGCAGCAGATGCTCAATTTCAAGAAGCTGCTGGAGAGCCTTCCGGCTGGCTTTGGTAGGCTTAAGGAATACCAAAACCTTAACAACGAGGATTTACCACCTGTGAATCCTGAAACCTCATTACTCGATATGACAACCGTCCGGTCGTACCTTCTGACAGCGGAGGCGGTATTCAGGCACGGCGTAAGGCTCGGGTACATGGATCTCAATCCAGCTGAAGGGCTTAAGCCACCCAAGAAGAAGAAGGCACGGGATCAGCGTGAGGTGTTCTCAGAGGAGGACCTCACGCTGATCTTCAGATACCCTGATGTAGCCACAATGAAGCCTTTCCAGTTTTGGTTGCCTATCCTGGGGTTATATACCGGGTGTCGCCTGGAGGAACTATGCCAGCTATACACCGAGGACGTTTATCAGGTTGATGGTGTATGGGTGCTGGACATCAATGACAATAAGGACAAGAAGATTAAGAATGAATCTTCAGCCAGGCTCGTTCCCCTTCACCCGGTGCTGCTGCAATACAACCTTGATTTTCCTGGATTTGTGCAAAAGCCAGCTGATGGACGAAAACGTGTTTTCCAAGAGCTGAAGAAGCAGTCCGGATCTTACGGGCATTATGCTTCCAGATGGTTTGGATCTTACCGAAAGAAGGTCATCGGGATTGATTCCCCGAAGAAGGTGTTCCATTCGTTCAGGCACACTATGACCGACCACCTGTATAAGAACATGGTCCCTGAGAGTGTTATCGAGGAGCTGACCGGGAGAGCTGGGAAGACACAGACCTCCCGGCGTTATGCTAAGGGATATAGGGTGAAGGATCTATTTGAAGTGATGGCTGAGAAGCTGAACTATCAGTTGGATCTGAGCCATCTCAAGGACGGTAGATGGACAGGCAAGGACTGA
- a CDS encoding DUF3426 domain-containing protein, which translates to MIITCDYCDAQFDPDHYPEQLVDSKIRCIRCNAVLEVPGPLIEQHSEKSPTARSATRNPDISEKEARSSRTNMPGKKQKKKKMSRSPELGRPDPGANDRLLSGKGSGVVIGGLPGTEDGSGLSLGGEARPKADGMTDEKTEMFSLDDLDDTDVRNGADAEKELLFDFDLEHMGIDADTALPFELDDRIDAVDRDGLLDLFMDVDLMKTIDKGSGRRLSEDDELHLDIDDEDLDADEDGLGRPAMDFRNLEKALQDAADDIEEDASFDDTGLGLDENLLLDLDLDFDDEEHDPATVMVDDGEAMRKPDDISEEESEDVGLGLDENLLLDLDLDLDFDDEEPGPAAVPADGEEDDPAVDPVLDTDLSNKGLDPDEQLILDLDFDEAGTGNFPASSVLSGTTSDPIELTVDMNDDHDRSSTDIASDDAGDFSLELDLDLADEDSPLSGQDEGSFTEGPVAADILVDEEEDVPVELTLDSADANDRTPGSEENVPEGDLSATDIAVDDEADFSLELDLDLADEASPLSGQDEDSFTEGPVAADTLVDEEEDVPVELTLESADADDRIPGSDENVPAGDPAATDIALDEEGEFSLELDFEEADNASADNASMDQAPAESVLPSVKDEDDILEVLGGDLEFNEEFLFNMDPEKFKEAPDALATTTNPANHENGDVDIAFDLKTPSSTFEDTLRHSDVPEAKHPSPAVGARIDEAVDRDDDFIDAFDMGIPTDEFEELKEKRSDRNATEKTAIDHNGFAVADDDGLMGRPRKRMPVLILLSMLLGALLFGAYSFGLFKSDNAKNILYNIPLLKDYLPAPNDRAGEIVTLAHTIQERFVENQWVGTLFVVSGSVQNGYAMPRSHIQVTGRLFSSGKEPAGVETVYCGNTLTDAELNSLPPNELKARLGNKAGAQNSNIDVPSGEILPYMIVFDNLPETLEEFTIAVKESVPADG; encoded by the coding sequence ATGATCATAACCTGTGACTACTGCGACGCCCAATTTGATCCGGATCATTATCCTGAACAGCTTGTCGATTCGAAAATTCGATGTATCCGCTGTAACGCCGTCCTGGAAGTCCCCGGGCCGCTCATCGAGCAGCATTCCGAAAAATCCCCCACCGCCCGATCCGCTACCCGGAATCCCGATATTTCCGAGAAGGAAGCCAGATCCTCGCGAACCAACATGCCGGGGAAAAAACAAAAGAAAAAAAAGATGTCCAGGTCTCCCGAACTCGGGCGTCCCGACCCTGGCGCCAATGACCGTCTCCTGAGCGGGAAGGGATCCGGCGTCGTCATCGGCGGCCTTCCGGGAACAGAAGACGGTTCCGGCTTATCGCTTGGGGGAGAAGCGCGCCCGAAAGCCGATGGAATGACGGATGAAAAGACCGAAATGTTCAGCCTGGACGACCTTGACGATACGGATGTCAGGAATGGTGCCGATGCTGAAAAGGAGCTGCTTTTCGATTTCGATCTGGAGCACATGGGAATTGACGCCGATACCGCATTGCCTTTCGAGTTGGACGACCGGATCGACGCTGTTGACAGGGACGGCTTATTGGATCTGTTTATGGACGTGGATCTCATGAAAACCATCGATAAAGGCTCGGGCAGAAGACTTTCGGAAGATGATGAACTGCATCTGGACATCGATGACGAGGATCTCGACGCTGATGAAGATGGTTTGGGGCGGCCGGCCATGGATTTTCGAAACCTGGAAAAGGCGCTTCAAGACGCGGCGGATGATATCGAAGAAGATGCGTCTTTCGACGATACGGGGCTGGGTTTGGACGAGAACCTCCTTCTGGATCTGGATCTGGATTTCGACGACGAAGAACATGATCCGGCAACGGTCATGGTCGATGACGGTGAAGCGATGCGGAAGCCGGACGACATATCGGAGGAAGAATCGGAGGATGTGGGACTGGGTTTGGACGAGAACCTCCTTCTGGATCTGGATCTGGATCTGGATTTTGACGACGAAGAACCTGGGCCGGCAGCAGTTCCGGCCGACGGCGAGGAGGATGATCCCGCTGTGGATCCGGTTCTGGATACAGACCTGTCGAACAAAGGCCTGGATCCGGATGAACAATTGATTTTGGACCTGGATTTCGATGAAGCCGGGACCGGAAATTTTCCGGCGTCATCGGTGTTGTCCGGCACAACAAGCGACCCCATCGAATTGACCGTCGATATGAACGACGACCATGACCGATCTTCAACCGACATCGCTTCAGATGATGCGGGAGACTTTTCCCTGGAATTGGACCTTGACCTGGCCGATGAGGATTCCCCGCTTTCCGGGCAGGACGAAGGTTCGTTCACGGAAGGGCCGGTCGCGGCGGACATCCTCGTGGACGAGGAAGAAGACGTTCCCGTGGAATTGACGCTCGATTCGGCGGATGCGAACGACCGGACTCCGGGGTCGGAAGAGAATGTGCCCGAAGGAGATCTTTCCGCGACGGACATCGCCGTGGATGATGAGGCGGACTTTTCCCTGGAACTGGACCTTGACCTGGCCGATGAGGCTTCCCCGCTTTCCGGGCAGGACGAAGATTCGTTCACGGAAGGGCCGGTCGCGGCGGACACCCTCGTGGACGAGGAAGAAGACGTTCCCGTGGAATTGACGCTCGAGTCGGCGGATGCGGACGACCGGATTCCGGGGTCGGATGAGAATGTGCCCGCGGGAGATCCTGCCGCGACGGATATTGCCTTGGATGAGGAGGGCGAGTTCTCTCTGGAGCTGGATTTTGAAGAAGCGGATAATGCTTCTGCGGATAATGCTTCTATGGATCAAGCGCCTGCTGAATCCGTTCTCCCGTCTGTGAAAGACGAAGACGATATCCTCGAAGTGTTGGGGGGTGACTTGGAATTCAATGAAGAATTCCTGTTCAATATGGATCCGGAAAAATTCAAAGAGGCGCCCGATGCACTGGCGACCACGACAAATCCGGCGAATCATGAAAACGGCGATGTCGACATCGCTTTCGACCTTAAAACACCATCTTCAACATTTGAAGACACGCTTCGGCATTCCGATGTCCCAGAGGCGAAACACCCTTCGCCGGCGGTTGGTGCGCGCATCGATGAAGCGGTTGATCGGGATGACGATTTCATTGACGCTTTTGACATGGGGATTCCAACGGATGAGTTTGAGGAACTGAAAGAAAAACGGAGTGATCGAAACGCGACTGAAAAAACCGCCATAGATCATAACGGCTTCGCTGTCGCCGATGATGATGGGTTGATGGGCCGCCCGCGTAAGAGGATGCCTGTCCTGATCCTGTTGTCGATGCTTTTGGGCGCTCTATTGTTCGGTGCCTATTCTTTCGGACTGTTTAAAAGCGACAATGCCAAAAACATATTGTACAACATTCCGCTTCTGAAAGACTATTTGCCTGCGCCGAACGATCGTGCCGGCGAGATTGTCACCCTGGCGCATACGATTCAAGAGCGATTTGTTGAAAATCAATGGGTGGGAACGCTGTTTGTCGTCAGCGGCAGTGTCCAGAACGGATACGCTATGCCTCGGAGCCACATTCAGGTGACCGGCAGGCTGTTTTCTTCCGGAAAAGAGCCCGCCGGCGTCGAGACCGTCTATTGCGGCAACACCTTGACGGACGCAGAATTGAATTCGCTGCCGCCGAATGAACTCAAGGCCCGGCTTGGCAACAAGGCCGGCGCGCAGAACAGCAACATCGATGTCCCATCCGGGGAAATACTGCCGTATATGATTGTTTTTGATAATTTACCCGAAACTCTGGAGGAGTTCACCATTGCGGTAAAAGAATCGGTTCCCGCCGACGGATAA
- the hpt gene encoding hypoxanthine phosphoribosyltransferase has translation MPEFIPVLTRERIEELVVGVAGKICDDYKGRDLVLVGVLKGAFIFLSDLCRHMTIPVQIDFVEASSYGAETSSSGNIKLNKDIELDIEGKNVLIVEDIVDTGLTLSYLVEHIKGFGAKTVKICALIDKRERRETDILVDYACCVVNAGFLVGYGLDYAENYRELPGIFHLKF, from the coding sequence ATGCCGGAATTTATCCCTGTTTTAACCCGTGAGCGGATCGAAGAACTCGTCGTCGGCGTCGCCGGAAAAATCTGCGACGATTACAAGGGTCGTGACCTCGTTCTCGTCGGTGTCTTGAAAGGGGCTTTCATTTTTCTGTCAGACCTCTGTCGCCACATGACGATTCCCGTCCAGATCGATTTCGTCGAGGCCTCCAGTTACGGCGCTGAAACCTCGTCTTCCGGTAATATTAAATTGAATAAGGATATCGAGCTTGATATCGAAGGGAAAAATGTCCTGATCGTCGAAGACATCGTCGATACGGGTTTGACGCTTTCCTATCTTGTAGAGCACATCAAGGGCTTCGGTGCAAAGACCGTGAAGATCTGCGCCCTGATCGACAAACGTGAACGGCGAGAAACCGATATCCTCGTGGATTATGCCTGCTGCGTGGTCAATGCGGGGTTTCTGGTCGGATACGGACTTGACTACGCCGAAAATTACAGAGAGTTGCCGGGAATTTTTCATCTTAAATTTTAG
- a CDS encoding DnaJ C-terminal domain-containing protein, translating to MAETDYYKELGVNRNASDDEIKKAYRKLAMKYHPDHTKGDKAAEEKFKKISEAYAVLSDKEKRKQYDTYGSTDFHQRFSQEDIFRGFDFSSIFEDLGFGGQSFSFMGGRGGGRRFSFSGGSPFGAGSGPQPSAKGSDLVYELPLTLREVASGTSKTVSFQHGGRSEQLTVKIPKGMITGKKLRIPGKGDPSPYGGPSGDLFIKSKVVEDPVFTSEGHDIHVVREIRLTDALLGTTVSVPTLEGGELSLRIPPGTRHKTKMRLADKGLPAMRGSHRGNLYVTVHVEMPSHLTAEQKALVEKLRETGI from the coding sequence ATGGCCGAGACTGATTACTACAAAGAACTGGGGGTCAATCGAAACGCCTCCGATGATGAAATTAAAAAGGCTTACCGGAAGCTGGCGATGAAATATCATCCGGACCATACCAAGGGCGACAAGGCCGCGGAGGAAAAGTTCAAGAAAATCAGCGAGGCCTACGCCGTCCTCAGCGACAAGGAAAAGCGAAAACAGTACGATACCTATGGCTCGACTGATTTCCATCAACGGTTTTCCCAGGAGGATATCTTCCGGGGATTCGATTTTTCGAGCATTTTCGAGGATCTGGGATTTGGCGGTCAGAGCTTTTCCTTCATGGGGGGGCGGGGTGGCGGCAGGCGCTTCTCGTTTAGTGGCGGTTCGCCTTTCGGCGCGGGGTCCGGCCCCCAGCCATCGGCCAAAGGATCGGACCTGGTTTACGAACTTCCCCTCACCCTTCGGGAGGTGGCCTCCGGGACGAGCAAAACCGTAAGTTTTCAGCACGGCGGTCGGAGCGAACAACTCACCGTAAAGATCCCCAAGGGAATGATCACCGGAAAAAAGCTTCGGATACCGGGAAAGGGCGACCCCAGCCCTTACGGCGGCCCTTCCGGGGACCTTTTTATCAAATCCAAGGTCGTCGAGGATCCGGTTTTCACCAGCGAAGGCCATGACATCCATGTCGTCAGAGAGATTCGACTGACCGATGCCCTGCTGGGTACGACCGTATCCGTGCCCACCCTTGAAGGCGGTGAACTCAGCCTGAGAATCCCTCCGGGTACGCGGCACAAAACCAAAATGCGACTCGCCGACAAAGGACTGCCGGCCATGAGGGGGTCCCATCGGGGAAATCTCTATGTCACCGTCCATGTAGAGATGCCCTCACATCTGACGGCCGAACAGAAAGCATTGGTGGAAAAGCTGAGGGAGACCGGCATCTGA
- a CDS encoding ABC transporter permease has protein sequence MHVISLSPVDLSISALLVIALALLSIPMKLHLSRQLLFAGSRTVLQLSLVGMVLKALFDYMHPAGLAAVAAVMVGAAGVEIMRRQKRRFTGAWSIGVGTLSMFISSFCVTILALTVVIDIRPWYHPQYAVPLLGMILGNTMSGIAVGLDRLTAVAWDQRTIIEARLTLGHRWSEAIEEIRRESIRSGLIPIINSMSVVGLVSLPGMMTGQILSGTLPMEAVKYQILIMFLIAGGTGFGTILAVTLGARRLFDDRERLRLDRLRS, from the coding sequence ATGCACGTCATATCCCTCTCCCCTGTAGACCTGTCCATTTCAGCGCTTCTGGTGATCGCTCTTGCCCTCCTCTCGATCCCCATGAAGCTGCATCTCTCACGGCAGTTGCTCTTCGCCGGAAGTCGAACGGTGCTGCAGCTTTCCCTGGTCGGCATGGTGCTGAAAGCGCTCTTTGATTACATGCACCCGGCAGGCCTCGCAGCGGTCGCTGCGGTGATGGTCGGGGCTGCGGGTGTTGAAATCATGCGGCGACAGAAACGCCGGTTTACGGGGGCATGGAGCATCGGGGTGGGGACCCTTTCCATGTTCATTTCATCCTTTTGCGTCACGATACTGGCTCTGACAGTGGTCATCGATATCCGTCCCTGGTACCATCCTCAATATGCCGTCCCGCTGCTGGGCATGATTCTCGGCAACACGATGAGCGGCATCGCCGTCGGTCTCGACCGTCTGACCGCCGTCGCCTGGGACCAGAGGACGATCATCGAGGCGCGCCTGACCCTGGGGCACCGATGGTCCGAGGCCATTGAGGAGATCCGGCGGGAGAGTATCCGCAGCGGATTGATCCCCATCATCAATTCCATGAGCGTTGTCGGTCTTGTCAGCCTTCCCGGAATGATGACGGGCCAGATTCTTTCGGGAACCCTCCCGATGGAAGCGGTCAAATACCAGATCCTGATCATGTTCCTGATCGCCGGCGGAACGGGATTCGGCACGATTCTGGCGGTAACCCTCGGGGCGCGGCGCCTCTTTGACGACCGCGAACGGCTGCGCCTTGACCGTCTGCGGTCCTGA
- a CDS encoding ABC transporter ATP-binding protein, protein MGDASVAEETGMAGLSVENLCFSGMKPVSFRIGPGQCAGLTGPSGSGKTRLLRAVADLIPHTGEISLNGAYARTMPAHAWRKKVGFLPAESAWWEETVGAHFIQIDAAEFRRLGFDADVLSWDINRLSSGERQRLSLLRLLSGKPEALLLDEPTANLDDDNAARVESLIGSYRLHRNTPVIWVTHDPDQIRRVAAVHFRIKSGALMQAAKRQR, encoded by the coding sequence ATGGGTGATGCTTCCGTTGCAGAGGAGACGGGCATGGCCGGGCTCTCGGTGGAAAACCTGTGCTTCTCCGGGATGAAACCCGTTTCCTTCAGGATCGGTCCCGGTCAATGCGCCGGATTGACGGGCCCATCGGGCTCGGGAAAGACACGCCTGCTCCGGGCCGTCGCCGACCTGATTCCCCATACCGGGGAGATTTCCTTGAACGGCGCGTACGCCCGGACGATGCCGGCCCACGCATGGCGCAAAAAGGTTGGGTTCCTGCCTGCCGAGAGCGCCTGGTGGGAGGAGACGGTCGGGGCGCATTTCATCCAGATCGATGCTGCGGAATTCAGGCGCCTTGGATTCGATGCGGATGTGTTGTCGTGGGATATCAACCGGTTGTCCAGCGGGGAGCGGCAGCGCCTTTCCCTGCTCCGGCTGCTGTCGGGAAAGCCGGAAGCCCTTCTCCTGGACGAACCGACCGCAAACCTGGATGACGACAATGCGGCGAGAGTGGAATCCCTCATCGGATCCTATCGACTGCACCGGAATACGCCGGTGATCTGGGTGACGCATGATCCGGATCAGATCCGCAGGGTTGCCGCCGTTCACTTCAGGATCAAGAGCGGCGCCCTGATGCAAGCGGCTAAGCGCCAAAGGTGA
- a CDS encoding HNH endonuclease, with protein MTRRTRNGIDPFAAHLEDSDIRRERRKAREIRSSQWWKRQLAKGRCHYCGSAVAPKYLTMDHIVPISRGGRSTKGNVVPACKACNNRKKQLLPMEWDAYLASLDSA; from the coding sequence ATGACACGCAGAACCCGAAACGGCATCGATCCCTTTGCCGCACATCTCGAGGATTCCGATATTCGCAGGGAGCGACGAAAGGCGAGGGAAATTCGCTCCTCCCAGTGGTGGAAGCGGCAGCTGGCCAAGGGCCGATGCCATTATTGCGGCAGCGCCGTAGCACCCAAATATCTGACCATGGACCATATCGTTCCGATCTCCCGGGGCGGCAGAAGCACCAAGGGCAATGTCGTTCCCGCCTGCAAGGCGTGCAACAACCGAAAAAAACAGTTGTTGCCCATGGAATGGGACGCCTATCTGGCCTCCCTGGATTCGGCGTGA
- a CDS encoding ATP-grasp domain-containing protein codes for MARENCAHVFPNYDVRFAYPRKSGQIRLFHRSGVPHPSTEFYPSLEIFTDALNTGASRIAVRFPFVFKFDWGGEGRNVLWIPSPEALNDALDTARRYERTGQKGFLVQEYIPAGNRVLRVVVIGARTVIYWRVLKNSETAVAGLAAGGVIDTASDSAFQKAAGASVRRFCDAAGINLAGFDILSPLQPPGADPVFLEINYFFGRRGLGGSRAYYRMLIAEIERWIDGIEAGPPMGSPQSA; via the coding sequence ATGGCACGGGAAAACTGTGCCCATGTATTCCCCAACTACGACGTTCGGTTCGCCTATCCCCGTAAAAGCGGCCAGATCCGCCTTTTCCATCGGAGCGGCGTACCCCATCCCTCGACGGAGTTCTACCCGTCGCTTGAGATCTTCACCGACGCGTTGAACACCGGGGCAAGCCGAATTGCCGTGAGGTTTCCGTTCGTTTTCAAATTCGACTGGGGCGGGGAAGGGCGGAATGTCCTGTGGATTCCATCTCCGGAGGCCCTGAACGACGCATTGGATACGGCGCGGCGCTATGAGCGGACCGGACAGAAAGGCTTTCTTGTCCAGGAATATATTCCCGCGGGCAACCGGGTGCTTCGGGTTGTGGTCATCGGCGCGCGGACGGTCATTTACTGGCGGGTTCTGAAAAATTCGGAGACGGCGGTTGCCGGCCTCGCCGCCGGCGGCGTCATCGATACGGCGTCGGATTCGGCATTTCAGAAAGCCGCGGGAGCGTCGGTAAGGCGTTTCTGCGACGCGGCCGGCATCAACCTGGCGGGGTTCGATATCCTATCGCCGCTGCAGCCCCCGGGAGCCGATCCCGTGTTTCTTGAAATCAACTATTTTTTTGGTCGGCGAGGGCTTGGCGGAAGCCGGGCCTACTACCGGATGCTGATCGCCGAAATCGAACGATGGATCGACGGCATCGAGGCGGGGCCGCCGATGGGAAGCCCGCAGTCCGCATGA
- the era gene encoding GTPase Era — protein MREDRGNRFKGFRSGFVMLAGAPNVGKSTLLNRMLGEKVSITSRKAQTTRNRILGVLHQKDAQLIFLDTPGVHKATQALNVRMVDVALAAMADADLILFMVDLKSPDPDAETFLLEKIRQQQRPAVLALNKTDQVRSETVLQAIDHWRTTYPFQAVVPISAKHGHQVDALIREMADLMPEGPPFFPEDAVTDMPERFIAAEMIREKVFRLTGQEIPYATAVTVESFKEKEGLVSIHATIHVERSSQKAIVIGREGAKLKQIGRAAREELERMMGTRVFLKLFVRVQKNWSRDTRALRKFGY, from the coding sequence ATGAGAGAAGATCGGGGCAACCGTTTCAAAGGCTTCAGGTCCGGCTTTGTGATGTTGGCCGGGGCTCCCAACGTTGGGAAATCGACCCTGCTCAACCGGATGCTGGGCGAGAAGGTTTCCATTACCTCCAGAAAAGCCCAGACGACGCGAAACCGTATTCTTGGAGTGCTGCACCAAAAAGACGCTCAGCTGATCTTCCTCGATACGCCCGGCGTTCACAAAGCTACTCAGGCCCTCAACGTCCGGATGGTGGACGTAGCGCTCGCGGCTATGGCGGATGCCGACCTGATTCTGTTCATGGTCGACCTCAAATCCCCCGACCCCGATGCCGAGACATTCCTGTTGGAAAAAATTCGACAGCAGCAGCGCCCTGCGGTGCTGGCGTTGAACAAAACCGATCAGGTGCGGTCCGAAACGGTTCTCCAGGCCATCGACCACTGGCGGACGACCTATCCTTTTCAGGCCGTCGTCCCCATATCCGCCAAGCACGGGCATCAGGTGGACGCCTTGATCCGGGAGATGGCGGATCTGATGCCCGAGGGTCCGCCCTTTTTCCCCGAGGATGCCGTGACCGATATGCCCGAACGGTTTATCGCGGCGGAGATGATCCGCGAAAAGGTGTTCCGCCTGACCGGACAGGAGATCCCCTACGCCACGGCGGTCACTGTTGAATCCTTCAAGGAAAAAGAGGGGCTGGTGAGCATTCACGCCACCATTCATGTGGAGCGGTCCTCCCAGAAGGCCATCGTGATCGGCCGCGAGGGGGCGAAGCTGAAGCAGATCGGCCGGGCGGCCCGGGAGGAACTGGAGCGCATGATGGGCACCCGGGTGTTTTTGAAATTATTCGTCCGGGTGCAGAAGAACTGGAGTCGGGATACCCGGGCGTTGAGAAAGTTCGGCTACTGA
- the yihA gene encoding ribosome biogenesis GTP-binding protein YihA/YsxC, translated as MIIRSAEFVTSAVKPSQYPPGVLPEIAFAGRSNVGKSSLINTLVNRKRLVKTSGTPGRTQLVNFFEVNGTYSLVDLPGYGYAKVPLAVKKTWGPMIETYLSNRETLAGVVLIMDIRRMPRHEEFDFIAWLKQYHIPGILVLTKTDKLSRTRQLRQREAVAGALGVDVEDLILFSAQTRKGREAVWAAVAGVAGTQEEEGR; from the coding sequence ATGATCATCCGATCCGCCGAGTTCGTGACCAGCGCCGTAAAGCCCTCTCAATATCCGCCGGGGGTGCTGCCGGAAATCGCCTTCGCCGGGCGATCCAACGTGGGAAAATCGTCTCTCATCAACACCCTGGTCAACCGGAAGCGTCTGGTCAAGACCAGCGGAACGCCTGGACGAACCCAGCTGGTCAATTTTTTCGAGGTGAACGGGACATACTCGCTGGTGGATCTTCCGGGGTACGGGTACGCCAAGGTACCGCTGGCCGTCAAAAAAACCTGGGGCCCCATGATCGAAACCTATCTCTCCAATCGGGAAACCCTGGCCGGCGTCGTCCTGATCATGGATATCCGGCGGATGCCGCGTCATGAAGAATTCGATTTTATAGCGTGGCTGAAGCAGTACCATATCCCCGGCATCCTGGTGTTGACCAAGACGGACAAACTCTCCCGGACCCGACAGCTCCGGCAGCGGGAGGCGGTTGCCGGCGCCCTGGGCGTCGACGTCGAGGATCTCATCCTCTTTTCCGCCCAGACCCGAAAGGGTCGGGAGGCGGTATGGGCGGCCGTGGCGGGTGTTGCCGGGACTCAGGAGGAGGAAGGACGATGA